One part of the Bicyclus anynana chromosome 8, ilBicAnyn1.1, whole genome shotgun sequence genome encodes these proteins:
- the LOC112049954 gene encoding hatching enzyme 1.2-like, producing MPVDIDDTDAILVDAGENSIDGDDSAIDVSSLGPEAFGLPKNESGDTVAEWTESSLMNPEEMGGYAEGDILMPQLVRNGMRETTSRWQNGIIPYVIDTTYTQAQRDIIMRAIADYHRLTCLRFVPHSGQTDYILIKNTNTGCWSSVGRIGGRQEVNLQAPGCVNKKGTILHELLHAIGFLHEQSRPERDNFVTIQYGNIKTGAENNFKKEDAMRTHDYGVTYDYNSVLHYSEFAFSKNKQKTIVPKMNDMKLGQRDGLSRGDVKKVNNMYGCNKEEPTTGWVGQVWT from the exons ATGCCAGTGGATATTGACGATACGGACGCTATACTAGTGGATGCCGGAGAGAATAGTATAGATGGTGATGATTCTGCTATAGATGTATCCAGTTTGGGGCCAGAGGCATTCGGATTGCCGAAAAATGAGAGTG GTGACACAGTAGCGGAATGGACAGAGTCGTCACTCATGAACCCCGAGGAAATGGGAGGGTACGCGGAGGGTGACATACTGATGCCGCAGTTAGTAAGGAATGGGATGCGCGAAACAACATCTAGGTGGCAAAACGGCATTATACCATATGTGATTGATACAACGTACA CTCAAGCGCAACGCGACATCATAATGCGAGCAATAGCAGACTACCATCGCCTCACGTGTCTGCGGTTCGTGCCTCACAGCGGACAGACGGACTACATTCTGATCAAGAACACTAACACGGGCTGCTGGTCCAGTGTTGGACGGATTG GCGGCCGTCAAGAAGTGAACCTCCAGGCGCCTGGCTGCGTGAACAAGAAGGGGACGATATTACACGAGTTGTTACACGCTATTGGGTTTTTACACGAACAAAGTCGCCCAGAGAGGGACAACTTCGTCACTATACAATACGGCAATATCAAAACAG GAGCCGAAAATAATTTCAAGAAAGAGGATGCTATGCGCACGCACGATTACGGCGTGACGTACGATTACAACAGTGTGTTGCATTATTCTGAGTTCGCTTTCTCCAAAAACAAGCAGAAGACCATTGTTCCTAAG ATGAATGACATGAAGCTTGGTCAGCGGGACGGCCTCAGTCGCGGTGACGTCAAAAAAGTTAACAACATGTATGGTTGTAACAAAGA aGAGCCTACTACGGGATGGGTCGGACAAGTGTGgacgtga